CGGCAATTAATTACCAAAATTCGAGTTTTGGCAAGCAAACAAGTGAGCGCTAAACCACTCACATAATCGTTACAGGAAGTGCGCCAACAGAGTATCTGCGCGGTGTAGAGACGTTATATGTAACGTCTCTATGCCATTCGTATCACTTTTGTACGGTTGATTCGAGATCCAATTGATGTCAAAATTTTCAGTAAAAGTTTTATTAGTTGAAGATTCACCTGTTGTCCTGGCAATTCTGAAAAAGCTATTAGCTGCTACATCAGAAATAGAAGTTGTTGGCACGGCTAGTAACGGTCAGGAAGCTTTGGATAAAATTCCAGAGCTGCAACCTAACGTAATTTGTACAGATCTACACATGCGAAAGATGGATGGTCTGGAGTTTACCAAACAGGTGATGGCAAAACACCCTTTACCAATTCTAGTTATCAGCAGTTCGGTACAGGAGAGCGACACCAATACGATTTTTCAGTTGTTACAAGCTGGAGCGATCGATGTCTTTCCCAAACCTGCAATGGGAACACCTTCAGAGTACGATCGCATCAAGCAAGAGTTAATTACCAAAATCAAAGTGCTTTCTGGTGTCAGCGTCTTCACGAAACCATTGAAGCAGCCCGTACTCTCGACCGCAGCTCTACCCTTAGTTCAAGGTAGAATTTTAGGATCTCACAGCGGGTTATCTTCAATTCGGATGGTAGCTGTTGGTGCTTCTACAGGTGGTCCTCAAGCATTACAGAAGCTTTTTAGCCATCTACCAAGTCACTTTCCAGCGCCCGTTATTTGCACTCAGCATATTAGCGAAGGATTTTTGCCGGGATTGGTGAGTTGGCTAGCAACTGAGTGTCAAGTCAAAGTTAAGATTGCTCAAGATGGGGAAATTCCATCACCGGGAACGATTTATTTTGCACCAGAAAAGTGTCACTTAGAATTTAGTTCTCTAGGCAAATTTACTCTTAACCGAGCAACTGGCGTTGTAGACGGTCACTGCCCCTCAGTTACAGTCATGTTTAAATCTGCCGCCCAGTTTTACAGTAAGGGAATCATGGGCGTGCTACTAACAGGAATGGGTAGAGATGGTGCTACAGGAATGCAAGCGATCGCTCAAGCCGGAGGAATCACAATCGCTCAAGACGAGGCAAGCAGCATCGTGTTTGGAATGCCAAAAGAAGCGATCGCATTAGGAGCCGTGCAACACATCTTACCAATCCAAAGCATAGCTCCCTTCGTGCTGAGCCGAGTTTTTGTCAGGTAGCGCACGAGCAGGGAGCAGGGGGAAAGAGAGCTGGGGGAGCTAAGGGAGCTGAGGGGGAGAATACTTACCAACTACCAACTACCAACTACCCATTACCCATTTTCATTCATTCAGAAGCTTCAAACAACCACTTCCTAACTCGTTCCATGCTTTGCCAATCTGGTTTGCGGCTCATGCCATCGGCAATGTTTTGCTTGACTTCATCCCGCATATCGGAATCAACCATGATAAACTGCATGGCGCGATCGACGTGTTCTCGCACGCCTTTTTGTCCGGTTTCCAGCATTGCTACGGCAAGGTTAACTCTGGACTGGGCATCTTGGGGATGTAACTTAACTGCCTTTTGCGCTGCTTTGAGGGCAGCATTTGATTTATCGCTTAATAAATATAACCACGCCAAACAAGTCCAAGCAGCGCTACTTTTGGGAGCGCGATCGCAAATGTCTTGAAAAACTGGAATTAACTTCTCTGGTTCTTCGCCAGCCTTGTAGCGTTCGAGTGCTGATTCAAAGAGGGATGCAACTGTGTCAGTCATTGTCAACGGCAGGAATTTGGGTAATGGGTAACGGGTAACGGGTAATGGATACACAACTACCAATTACCTATTACCTATTACCACTCAGCCACTCTATTAAACACCAAACGATTTCCCGCAGCCACAAGTTTGATTGGCGTTGGGGTTCGTGAATTGGAAGCCGCCACCGATCATGGCATTACTGTAATCTAGCTGTAAGCCATAAAGGTATAAGATGCTTTTGCGATCGCACACGATCTTGAAGCCTTCGTAATCGTAGACTTCATCATCGGCTCTAACTTTACTAATATCTTCAAAATCCATCATGTAAGACATTCCAGAGCAGCCACCCTGACGCACTCCCACCCGCAAGCAGAGGTCTTGCCCTTGGCGATCGCGCAGAAATGAAATGTGTTGCAGAGCTGCTTGGGTTAACTGAATGCCTCGCTGTTGAGACTGGGTTGCTGATGTCATAGACTGTTACAACTCCTGGTATGGTTTTAGAATGCAATATGCAGCTTTTTCGTCCATTGTAACGGCAACAGAGGTGCGGTTTGAGAAATTGTCAACGATCCTGACCAAAGCACCACAAAGATTTCTATCCTAGAATTGATAGGTCTAATTGGATGAAACGGGATCGGGGAAAATACAACTCCTGTTGGCTGAGGCAAGGCTGCCAATTGCTTAACTACAGCTCCCACACCTAAGTAAGATCGAAAGTTTGCACTGTCTCCCTGATTGGCTTGGTTGGTCTATGACAACTTCGTTAAATAGCTCCACGCGACGGCGTTTGCAGAAATTGAATCAAATTCCTTGTGTCTGGGAGGGCGATCGCCGCACGTTATCAGCGCCAAGCCCCAGAGGGGACGCAGAGGCAGGGAGCGAGTGTATTTTGTGGGTCGATGGC
This window of the Chroococcidiopsis thermalis PCC 7203 genome carries:
- a CDS encoding HesB/IscA family protein — translated: MTSATQSQQRGIQLTQAALQHISFLRDRQGQDLCLRVGVRQGGCSGMSYMMDFEDISKVRADDEVYDYEGFKIVCDRKSILYLYGLQLDYSNAMIGGGFQFTNPNANQTCGCGKSFGV
- the cheB gene encoding chemotaxis-specific protein-glutamate methyltransferase CheB, whose product is MSKFSVKVLLVEDSPVVLAILKKLLAATSEIEVVGTASNGQEALDKIPELQPNVICTDLHMRKMDGLEFTKQVMAKHPLPILVISSSVQESDTNTIFQLLQAGAIDVFPKPAMGTPSEYDRIKQELITKIKVLSGVSVFTKPLKQPVLSTAALPLVQGRILGSHSGLSSIRMVAVGASTGGPQALQKLFSHLPSHFPAPVICTQHISEGFLPGLVSWLATECQVKVKIAQDGEIPSPGTIYFAPEKCHLEFSSLGKFTLNRATGVVDGHCPSVTVMFKSAAQFYSKGIMGVLLTGMGRDGATGMQAIAQAGGITIAQDEASSIVFGMPKEAIALGAVQHILPIQSIAPFVLSRVFVR